From a single Miscanthus floridulus cultivar M001 chromosome 8, ASM1932011v1, whole genome shotgun sequence genomic region:
- the LOC136471880 gene encoding aspartate carbamoyltransferase, chloroplastic-like produces the protein MAVAARAALPRPHLSLPSSSRRSPHLSLTPSSAPRLRGGAATSVAAGTSAAPQQHQVTTRLGDVIEAQQFDRDALNEIFEVAREMEAVERGSHGAPSRVLEGYLMATLFYEPSTRTRLSFEAAMRRLGGEVLTTENAREFSSAAKGETLVDTIRTVEGYSDIIVLRHFESGAARRAADTANIPVINAGDGPGQHPTQALLDVYTIKREIGTLDGIKLGLVGDLANGRTVRSLAYLIAKYQNIKIYFVSPDVVKMKDDIKDYLNSKGAEWEESSDLLEVASKCDVIYQTRIQKERFGERIDLYEAARGKYIVDKKVLDVLPKHAVIMHPLPRLDEITVEVDSDPRAAYFRQAKNGLYIRMALLKLLLVGN, from the exons ATGGCCGTCGCTGCTCGCGCCGCCCTCCCGCGGCCGcacctctctctcccttcctccTCCCGCCGCAGCCCCCATCTGTCCCTCACGCCCTCCTCCGCCCCTCGCCTGCGCGGCGGCGCTGCCACCTCCGTCGCCGCCGGCACCTCCGCCGCGCCGCAGCAGCACCAGGTCACCACGCGCCTGGGCGACGTGATCGAGGCGCAGCAGTTCGACCGGGACGCGCTGAACGAGATCTTCGAGGTGGCGCGGGAGATGGAGGCCGTGGAGCGGGGCTCCCACGGCGCCCCCAGCCGCGTCCTCGAGGGGTACCTCATGGCCACGCTCTTCTACGAGCCCTCCACGCGCACGCGCCTCTCCTTCGAGGCCGCTATGCGGAGGCTCGGCGGGGAGGTGCTCACCACTGAGAACGCGCGCGAGTTCTCTTCCGCCGCCAAGGGGGAGACACTCGTAG ATACCATAAGAACCGTTGAGGGTTATTCTGATATTATTGTTCTGAGACATTTTGAAAGTGGAGCCGCAAGGAGAGCAGCGGATACTGCGAATATTCCTGTTATTAATGCAGGTGATGGGCCAGGGCAACATCCAACCCAG GCTCTGTTGGATGTGTACACAATAAAGAGAGAAATTGGCACACTAGATGGGATAAAACTTGGTTTGGTTGGTGACCTTGCTAATGGGAGGACAGTTCGTTCTCTGGCTTACTTGATTGCTAAGTACCAGAACATTAAGATATACTTTGTATCTCCAGATGTTGTTAAAATGAAG GATGACATCAAGGACTACTTAAATTCCAAAGGTGCTGAATGGGAAGAAAGTTCAGATTTGTTGGAGGTGGCTTCCAAGTGTGATGTTATTTATCAAACACGCATTCAAAAAGAaagatttggtgagaggattgatcTTTATGAAGCTGCTCGTGGTAAGTACATCGTGGATAAGAAGGTCTTAGATGTGCTGCCAAAGCATGCTGTGATCATGCATCCCCTTCCAAGGCTTGATGAG